In one Pyxidicoccus xibeiensis genomic region, the following are encoded:
- a CDS encoding MarR family winged helix-turn-helix transcriptional regulator, which yields MSSGQAKEEERLEALVRELRDFSDQDFLFSQAMADALGITQTDLKCLSILERTGATTAGKLAELTGLTSGAITGLIDRLEKGGWVRRVRDPKDRRHVIIESAREKEDAFDAVFQSSRDALKQLISSYSDEQLGVIRDFLHRSAAMMREDMASMRSASGTRGPGATGVFSSPLGALTSARLKFASGASAVTLRANPGMSELYTARFEGRAPSVREEAGTVSIQYPRFSLLDWRKVAADIQLNGSISWKIELKGGASKLDADLRELRLESLELLSGASQVTMALPPPSGIVPVRVVGGASDVTFTIPAKAAARLQAKGGVSALAFNEQYLGAVGGQTSLETPGYKLAADRYDFEVMGGASNLSVKSR from the coding sequence ATGTCAAGCGGGCAAGCGAAGGAAGAGGAGCGGCTGGAGGCGCTGGTGCGTGAGCTGAGGGACTTCAGCGACCAGGACTTCCTCTTCAGCCAGGCGATGGCGGACGCGTTGGGCATCACGCAGACCGACCTGAAGTGCCTGAGCATCCTGGAGCGCACCGGCGCCACGACGGCGGGGAAGCTGGCCGAGCTGACAGGGCTGACGTCCGGGGCCATCACCGGGCTCATCGACCGGTTGGAGAAGGGCGGATGGGTCCGGCGCGTGCGCGATCCCAAGGATCGGCGGCACGTCATCATCGAGTCGGCGCGCGAGAAGGAGGACGCCTTCGATGCGGTGTTCCAGAGCTCGCGAGACGCCCTGAAGCAGCTGATCTCGAGCTACTCGGACGAGCAGCTCGGCGTCATCCGGGACTTCCTCCACCGGAGCGCGGCGATGATGCGGGAGGACATGGCGAGCATGCGCTCCGCCTCTGGCACTCGAGGGCCTGGCGCGACCGGGGTGTTCTCCAGCCCACTGGGAGCGCTGACGAGCGCGCGTCTGAAGTTCGCCTCGGGCGCCTCGGCCGTCACGCTCCGGGCGAACCCGGGTATGTCGGAGCTCTACACTGCGCGCTTCGAGGGACGGGCGCCGAGCGTGCGCGAGGAGGCGGGCACCGTCTCCATCCAGTACCCGCGCTTTTCGCTGCTCGACTGGCGCAAGGTGGCCGCGGACATCCAGCTCAATGGCTCCATCTCCTGGAAGATCGAGCTGAAGGGCGGAGCGTCCAAGCTGGATGCGGACCTGCGAGAGCTGCGGCTCGAGTCGCTCGAGCTGTTGTCAGGCGCCAGCCAGGTGACCATGGCGCTGCCGCCGCCGTCGGGCATCGTCCCCGTCCGCGTCGTGGGTGGCGCCAGCGACGTCACCTTCACCATCCCCGCGAAGGCGGCTGCCCGGCTGCAGGCGAAGGGCGGCGTGAGCGCGCTGGCCTTCAACGAGCAGTACCTGGGCGCCGTCGGTGGGCAGACGAGCCTGGAGACCCCGGGCTACAAGCTCGCGGCGGACCGGTACGACTTCGAGGTGATGGGCGGCGCCAGCAACCTGTCCGTCAAGAGCCGCTGA
- a CDS encoding ABC transporter ATP-binding protein, producing MSPSSEPIVSINEVTKNYHLGKVVVPALRGVSLQVHKGEFISIAGPSGSGKTTLLNLIGCVDTATSGVVSVAGQDTKLLSERQLTNLRLNTIGFIFQSFNLVSVLSVFQNVEFPLLLQRKLDKAQRRERVMQLLEQVGLASHAKHRPNELSGGQRQRVAVARALVTRPQLILADEPTANLDSVTGQHIIDLMKELNQKEGTTFIF from the coding sequence ATGTCACCCTCTTCAGAGCCCATCGTCTCCATCAATGAAGTCACCAAGAACTACCACCTGGGCAAGGTGGTGGTGCCCGCGCTGCGCGGCGTCTCGCTCCAGGTGCACAAGGGAGAGTTCATCTCCATCGCCGGCCCGTCCGGCAGCGGCAAGACGACGCTGCTCAACCTCATCGGCTGCGTGGACACCGCCACCAGCGGCGTGGTGAGCGTGGCCGGCCAGGACACCAAGCTGCTCAGCGAGCGGCAGCTCACCAACCTGCGCCTGAACACCATTGGCTTCATCTTCCAGAGCTTCAACCTCGTCTCCGTGCTCAGCGTCTTCCAGAACGTGGAGTTTCCCCTGCTGCTCCAGCGCAAGCTGGACAAGGCACAGCGGCGCGAGCGGGTGATGCAGCTGCTGGAGCAGGTGGGCCTGGCCAGCCACGCGAAGCACCGCCCCAACGAGCTGTCCGGCGGCCAGCGCCAGCGCGTCGCCGTGGCGCGCGCCCTGGTCACCCGGCCCCAGCTCATCCTCGCGGACGAGCCCACCGCCAACCTGGACTCGGTGACGGGCCAGCACATCATCGACCTGATGAAGGAGCTCAACCAGAAGGAGGGCACCACCTTCATCTTCT